In Rosa chinensis cultivar Old Blush chromosome 1, RchiOBHm-V2, whole genome shotgun sequence, a genomic segment contains:
- the LOC112185583 gene encoding magnesium transporter MRS2-4 — protein MGKGPFSLKRSSSSRRQRPKKFIGPPPSPFPSPPPPPRPMGSAPSSPLNNNSLAVKAKKKAGGGARLWMRFDRCGGSELVECDKNAIIRRAAIPPRDLRILGPVFSHSSSILAREKAMVVNLEFIKAIVTAEEVLLLDPLRQEVLPFADQLRQQLPQSRVDEQDNQLDASTARQWLPVPEAVEGLQCDLPFEFQVLEIALEVVCTYLDSSVADLEMEAYPVLDELARNVSTKNLELVRSLKSNLTRLLARVQKVRDEIEHLLDDNEDMAHLYLTRKWIQNQQSEALLARSGSNRSSPTAPNLRRLGSNRSSSLVTSNNMGEDDVEDLEMLLEAYFMQLDGTRNKILSVREYIDDTEDYVNIQLDNQRNELIQLQLTLTIASFAIAVETLIAGIFGMNIPCVLYDKKGIFELFVGGVTAFSVLLFFLVFGYARWKKLLGS, from the exons CCTTTCCCTTCGCCGCCTCCTCCGCCTCGGCCCATGGGATCCGCCCCCTCCTCGCCCCTGAACAACAACAGTTTGGCTGTCAAGGCCAAGAAGAAGGCCGGCGGAGGAGCCAGGCTCTGGATGCGATTCGATCGCTGCGGCGGTTCCGAGCTCGTCGAGTGTGACAAGAATGCTATTATCCGACGCGCCGCCATTCCCCCTCGTGACTTGAGAATTCTCGGCCCCGTTTTCTCCCATTCCTCCAGCATCCTCG CCAGGGAGAAGGCCATGgtggtgaatttggagtttaTCAAGGCTATAGTTACCGCCGAAGAGGTTCTGTTGCTTGATCCTCTTCGGCAGGAGGTTCTTCCGTTTGCGGATCAACTAAGGCAACAGCTTCCTCAATCAAGGGTTGATGAACAAGATAATCAACTGGATGCTTCAACAGCAAGGCAATGGCTACCTGTTCCCGAGGCCGTTGAAGGTTTGCAATGTGATCTCCCATTTGAGTTTCAGGTTCTCGAGATTGCTCTAGAAGTTGTCTGTACGTACTTGGATTCCAGTGTGGCAGACCTTGAGATGGAAGCCTACCCTGTGCTCGATGAACTCGCCAGAAATGTCAGCACCAAGAATCTTGAACTTGTTCGCAGTTTGAAAAGCAATCTCACCCGTTTGCTTGCACGAGTACAGAAG GTGAGGGATGAAATTGAACATTTGTTGGATGACAATGAAGACATGGCACATTTATATTTGACAAGAAAGTGGATTCAGAATCAACAATCTGAGGCCTTGTTGGCACGTTCTGGCTCAAATAGAAGCAGCCCTACTGCACCCAATCTCCGTCGGCTAGGCTCTAATAGAAGCAGTAGTTTGGTAACTAGCAACAACATGGGTGAAGATGATGTAGAGGATCTAGAAATGTTGCTTGAGGCTTATTTTATGCAACTTGATGGAACTCGTAACAAGATATTGTCT GTACGGGAGTATATAGATGACACAGAGGATTATGTCAACATTCAACTTGACAACCAGAGAAACGAACTCATTCAGCTCCAATTAACATTGACCATTGCATCATTTGCTATAGCCGTAGAGACCTTGATCGCTGGAATATTTGGTATGAACATTCCCTGTGTATTATACGATAAGAAGGGGATATTTGAGTTATTTGTTGGAGGTGTCACTGCATTTTCGGTATTGCTTTTCTTCCTTGTTTTTGGGTATGCAAGGTGGAAGAAGCTGCTTGGTTCGTGA